A stretch of the Aegilops tauschii subsp. strangulata cultivar AL8/78 chromosome 4, Aet v6.0, whole genome shotgun sequence genome encodes the following:
- the LOC109773006 gene encoding F-box/FBD/LRR-repeat protein At1g16930, producing MEDVAGMIFSGPEFKKMDENMRMLTVDVFKAIPRPTVSTAAPLASAAAAAARDGVDRISRLPVGILRNIVSRLPAKDAARTTALAKRWRRVWHSVPLVLVDAHLLSDRSVVGRGRGSTQFREMGLESWYAGLFRILDAMGTLADNVSHVLAVHPGPFAFVYLAGNNMLYHPDKLELWLKLLAAKGVKELVFVNLASKFDDELPIPAELFKCTALTKLYIGTWCFPDTSTSDLPPTAAFPYLRELGLCNLVIKDEDLAFVLDRCPVLEKLMIARGRWPVCLRIHSRSLRSVQVCMAIVPEINVVRATRLERLFLWEAWGWGDRDLTNMSSKVKIGHAPKLRFLGFLVPGMHQLEIGNTAIMVNTKASPNTTVPSVQMLGVQVKLGTHFEARMLPSFLRCFPNIETLYVQSENDDFKFWGPKTGGTSKAINLKFWKDAGPIECIQRHIKKLVLREFRGRKSELVFLKYIAEHAQVLEEMVIVMTHGHLPSDNLGAKLRIFMASAKWANGCCKMMVFKSPFEQEGTAWCYLRGFDFSIEDPFDVSKCREDKCAAH from the exons ATGGAGGACGTAGCCGGGATGATTTTCTCTGGCCCCGAGTTCAAGAAGATGGACGAGAACATGCGAATGCTGACGGTGGACGTCTTCAAGGCCATCCCCAGGCCGACCGTCTCCACGGCCGCGCCCctcgccagcgccgccgccgcggccgcgcgGGACGGCGTCGACCGCATCAGCCGCCTCCCCGTCGGGATCCTCCGCAACATCGTCTCCCGCCTCCCCGCCAAGGACGCCGCGCGCACCACCGCGCTGGCCAAGCGCTGGCGCCGCGTCTGGCACTCGGTGCCGCTCGTCCTCGTCGACGCGCACCTCCTCTCCGACCGCAGCGTCGTGGGGCGCGGCCGCGGGTCCACCCAGTTCCGCGAGATGGGCCTCGAGTCCTGGTACGCCGGCCTGTTTCGCATCCTGGACGCCATGGGCACCCTCGCAGACAACGTGTCCCACGTCCTCGCCGTGCACCCGGGCCCCTTCGCCTTCGTCTACCTCGCCGGCAACAACATGTTGTATCACCCGGACAAGTTGGAGCTCTGGCTCAAACTCCTCGCCGCCAAGGGCGTCAAAGAACTCGTCTTTGTGAACCTCGCATCCAAGTTCGACGACGAGCTGCCCATACCCGCCGAGCTCTTCAAGTGCACCGCCCTCACCAAGCTCTACATCGGCACCTGGTGCTTCCCGGACACAAGCACATCCGACCTCCCGCCtactgctgcgttcccctacctCCGGGAGCTTGGCCTCTGCAACCTCGTCATCAAGGACGAGGACCTCGCCTTCGTGCTGGACAGATGCCCCGTCCTGGAGAAGCTCATGATCGCCAGAGGCCGGTGGCCAGTGTGCCTCCGCATCCACAGCCGCAGTCTACGAAGCGTTCAGGTGTGCATGGCTATCGTGCCAGAAATCAATGTGGTGCGCGCTACACGCCTGGAGAGGCTCTTTCTGTGGGAAGCTTGGGGTTGGGGCGACCGTGATCTCACCAACATGTCCTCCAAAGTCAAGATCGGCCATGCACCCAAGCTGCGCTTCCTGGGATTCTTGGTGCCTGGAATGCACCAACTTGAGATTGGCAACACAGCCATCATG GTTAACACCAAGGCAAGTCCAAACACCACTGTCCCAAGCGTTCAGATGCTGGGAGTTCAAGTGAAACTTGGAACCCACTTTGAAGCCAGGATGCTGCCTAGTTTCCTCAGATGCTTTCCTAACATCGAGACGCTCTATGTCCAG TCCGAGAATGATGACTTCAAGTTCTGGGGACCTAAAACTGGTGGCACAAGCAAAGCCATCAACCTCAAGTTCTGGAAGGATGCTGGTCCTATTGAATGCATCCAGAGGCACATCAAGAAGTTGGTTCTCCGTGAGTTCCGGGGGAGGAAAAGCGAGCTTGTCTTCCTCAAGTACATTGCCGAGCATGCGCAAGTTCTGGAGGAGATGGTGATTGTGATGACCCATGGGCATTTGCCGTCAGATAATTTGGGTGCCAAGCTGAGGATCTTCATGGCTTCTGCAAAATGGGCTAATGGATGCTGCAAGATGATGGTCTTCAAGAGTCCATTTGAGCAAGAAGGTACAGCGTGGTGCTACCTAAGAGGATTTGATTTTTCTATTGAGGATCCTTTTGATGTCTCAAAATGCCGCGAAGACAAATGTGCTGCCCATTAG